The Apium graveolens cultivar Ventura chromosome 3, ASM990537v1, whole genome shotgun sequence sequence agtagaaagtattctatattacttgcgaacgcgtatacttgcgtgaatattagcgcgtgttttcgccctaacaactacccccctaggctaggaggaatttatttgtTACTTGCCTATTACATAAGAATCAAATAAGAAAATAAAGGGGGACACAACCAAACCCTACTGATAATATTTCCGTAAATGTTCCGCATTCCATGCTCGAGGAATAAGTTTACCATCCAGATCTTCTAAGCGGTAGGTTCCCTTCCAGAGTATGGCTTTAACcttgtacggtccttcccaattagctccaagcacCCCGTGCTGAGCTATCTTAGTGTTAGGCATAACCTTTCGCAACACAAGATCTCCAATCTTGAATGGTACGGATTTTACCTTTTTATTAAAATACCTTGCGATTCTTTGCTGATACGCAGCAAGCTTTAATTGAGAGTTCGTTCAGGCTTCGTCTAACAGATCCAAGTGAAGCATCTGGTTAACTTCTGCATCTTCCTCAACAAACACGTCTCTCCGAAGGGATCCAGCTCCTACCTCCACGGGAATCATGGCCTCATACCAATAAGTCAGCAGAAAGGGGGTTTCTCCTGTGGTCGATCTAGGGGTCGTATTGTAAGACCAAAGGACCATGGGCATCTCCTCCGGCCAATCTCCTTTTTTCTCTTCTAATTTTGCCTTCAAGGTatgttttatgattttgtttatggcTTCCGTCTGACCATTACTCTGTGGATGATAAACCGCGCCGAAGTCCTTTTTAATTTTCAAGTCCTCACAAAGCTTCCTTAACTCTTTACTATCAAACTGCTTCCCATTGTCTGAGATGAGTTTGTAGGGGATACCAAACCTGCAAACTATGGAATTGAAAACAAAATCCCTTATCTTCTTTGGCGTGATCATGGCTAGTGGCATAGCCTCTGCCCATTTGGTAAAGTAGTCCACAACCACCACGGCGTATTTCACACCCCCCTTTGCTTTGGGCAACTCCCCAAtgagatcaattccccacatggcaaaaggCCAAGAACTTGCCAATGAGGTAATGGTTGATGCCGGGGCGTTGGAATAGTTGGCGAATCGCTGGCAACTGTCACAAGCCCGGACAAAATTGAAGGCATCTTCTCtcatagttggccagtagtatCCCTGTCTGAGTACTTTTAATGCCAACGAACcacccccgagtgattgccacaaatcccttcgtgcacctctctgagaatataatttccttcttccACATCCACACAACGCAACAGTGGCTGATTAAACCCCCTTTTGTATAATATCCCATCGTATTCCACATACTTTGCAGCTTGGTACCGAAGACGTCGAGCTTGTAATTTGTCTTCTGGTACAGCTCTTGTCTGAATATAGTTATGAATGaggtgaaagagatatgtcctaagtccaatcatgtatgaggatttatgaataacttttatgtaatctgttttgatttcattgatattaataaaatgcttgttttgtttttattgcgggctctatctatttaagtatttaaataagatataccacagtttagagtaaagctttttatggattgtgatgagatcataataatgaggcctaaaagatgataactctaagcttaaatagttcctggtcgtaagattagtaactggtaattaataatccgtaaagatcggtacatactatacctgcttcattatgaaggatgtctgttctcatagacatttatgtggtgacactatagctagtatgtaggtgcttattataaaataagttcactgaacatgactcacacagctgaacaactgatggagttcactcacgtgtcagcagttgttcacatagtgatagttgtacaagtatccttagacttgaggtcatcatagtcatcttgtgtacactgaactatgctttggtttagttcttagtctcaagggaaaattataagggctctactgggtatagaaattaatacacgaagatagtgtatgatcaataaaggatctaccccttccagtgtaggaagagaatgttcaatgctgatccacttatgttagttcaggaatctctggctagagtgaatgaaattagaaaggagtttctaatttacattaaatagaactaagcatagtgaatgggaaagcaagtgattaaataagataggcttgacataagttccatgccttgtatttaatcgtgacattgcagggtagaaggaactAATCGTAtgataactactcactgaataggttcttggtattctaagcagtgaatttgtattatccggatagtcgcgatatgctgagaagtatccctcacgatgtagaataaatatgattaattaattaatcatattttatgaattagagaatttatataaataatgattaaatagttttattattatttatttctactaccggcttaatattgaacctacagggtcacaccataaaagagaatgatttaatggtggaggaattaattaataatggctgataattatttatttataaaataaataattaattgtcaaatttaataattgattaaatgagatttaattgattataaattaattaagaaaaggttcttaatattattaattaagaatttaatttttggaaattaaatcaagtaagagaattatttataaagagtttagaaaaaggattaataattaaaaggtgttttaattattagtgagaataataaaagggttaataataataatattttatgggaaaatttccagctgaaaattttgcctataaatatactattatagaccctatttttgcctcaaccaaaacGATTTAcgaaaccctaattctctccatctcctcctccttcattacatcattttcttggtggataccggtggagtgtttcacacttgaggagcagctgctaaggatctccgttcatcgttcttggatcgctattaaagaccttcatcttttcattaacgtaaagcttcttaaggtaaacatactgaactacgaattaaatattatttttcgcatggatcctgcagagggtttcggtttttttatttaagattaaatttacgttttcactgcgtttatgtgctaaaaacccttcatggGGGTCATCCAGTTTTCTCGTAGGACTTCTTGCATCTGAAGCACCTCTACCTCTGGAATACTTGGAATTTCCTGGATTCCCTAAGGGATTTGTCCAAGTTGAACGCTGTTCATCTGTGAACCCATCTTGGCCAAAGCATCCGCATTACTATTTTCTTCTCGTGGAACGCTTTCTAGCCTGGCATTTGAAATTTTTTTCAGTAGGCATTGCGCACATCTCATATATAGCTCCGTTCGTGATCCCCGGGCTTGGAAACCTCCGTTGACCTGGTTCATAACTAATTCGGAATCACTCCGAACTATCAGATTCACGGCCCCTACCTTCAGAGCTAATTTCAGACCGTTGATCAAGgcttcatactcagcatcattgttagtagcataaaacttgaaatggaTAGCACTCATCAAACGGTGTCCCTCTGGAGTGATCAAGACAATCCCGACACCTGATCCATTATTGTTCATGGCCCCGTCAACATGTAATATCCACCAAGGGTGTGGGAGTTCCTGCCTCTTTTCATCCTGATAACTTTCTTGCGAGGTCGGTTCTGCCAACACTATCGCCTTATCGTCAACTTCTGCATCGAACTCAAGTATGAAATCAGCCAGCGCTTGTCCCTTGATTGCCGTGCGAGGATAATATTCCAAATTGAATTGTCCTAGCTACACTGCCCATTTTAACATTCTCCCTAACGATTCGGATTTATGTAGAATATGCCGAAGCGGATAAGCGGTGCGAACTTCTATTCGGTGGGCCTGAAAGTATGGTCTTAGCTTACGTGCCGCAAGAATAAGAGCGTACACTAGCTTTTCCATGTTGGTGTACCTGGTTTCCGCATCCAACAACCTTTTGCTCACATAGTATACGGGCCACTGGTGGCTTACTTCTTCTTTTACCAACACCGCGCTGATGGAGTATTCAGATACCGCCAAGTAAAGAATCAACGTTTCTCCGTCTTCTAGATTGGCCAACATTGGAGGATTTCCCAACTGctctttgattttcagaaaagcTTCTTCACACTCAGGAGTCTACAGAAAATCCTTCCGCCTTCCTTTGATTTCCTTGAAGAATTCTTTGCACCTATCCGATGACTTTGAGACAAATCGATTCAGGGCCGCAATCCTTCCTGTCAGACTCTGTACTTGTTTGACGCTGGTGGGAGATTTCATGTCTAGCAGAGCTTTGATTTTTGATGGGTTAGCCTCAATCCCCCGGTGGTTGACCATGAATCCCAAAAATTTCCCCGACTCCACACCGAACACACACTTCTTCGGGTTTAGTTTCATCctatattttctcagaatatggAACATTTCAGCTAAGTCGGCTATGTGGTCTTCCACCCTTTTCGATTTTACGagcatgtcatccacatacacttccatCGTCTTCCCAATCTGCTTCTTGAACATTTTGTTTACCAATCTTTGATAAGTGGCACCGGCGATGATCAGACCAAATGACATTCCGATATAGCAGTAGAGCCCTCTATCAGTGATGAAAGAGGTGTGCTCCTGGTCGGGCTCATACATAAGGATTTGGTTATACCCGGAGTATGCGTCCATGAAGCTGAGCAAGGCATGTCCTGCCGTGACGtcgaccaactgatcaattcttaGTAGGGGAAAACTATCTTTCGGGCATGCCTTattcagatcggtgaaatccacacatgttCTACATTTGCCGTTGGGCTTTTTTACCAACACCGGGTTTGCTAGCCATTCTGGGTAGAAGGATTCCCGAATTAGTCCGACGTCCAGGAGCCTCTCTACTTCCTCTGCCAGGGCTATAGCTCTCTCTCCGCTTACGACCCTTCGTTTTTGTCGAACCCCTTTATGCTTGGGGTCGATATTCAATCGGTGGCACATTATGTCTGGATCAATTCCTACCATATCAGAATGGCTCCATGCAAATATATCAAGGTTCGCCAAAAGAAATATTGAAAGACCTTCCTTCAACCTTGGTGCTAACTGGGATCCTATTCTCAAAACCTTACTCGGATCTCTTTCATCGACATGGATTTCAATCGTATCTTCTGTTGGCCCCATCTTTTCCATCGGTATTGGTATCCGAGGATCCAGGTCAGGCGAATCATGGATTTCATTCTCTTTTAGAGAAGGCGCATCCCCTTTAGGAGGAGCGTCGACTTCTTTAGAAGGCGCGCCTTGCATAGCAGGGGCATCAACTTCCTTGGTATGTTTTGCGGGTAAGGGTGCTCCTTCAGGGGGGAGGGCATCATCTTATTCGAGGCTTTGCAAGACATCGAATCTCCCTTCTAACCGTTCCCCATTGAAATCTGTTTGGACGATGGTGTCCATTGCCTCCTCTTCTTTCAACATCTCAATTCTGATTGTGTCTTCCAAGCACAACATTGTTAGGGGTAGCCCGGAGGGATGCTCATCTTCTTGCTCAACATAATAGTAGACTCGGATTTCCTCGATTGGTTGCTCAATGCTTTTTTCTTGATCTACGTTCGAAGTATCTTCGGCATGGGAGTCTTTTCTAAAGCCTCTCATAGCTTGCCTGTAGCACTCCCGAGAGTCATACTGAGAACTCTTTATACTCCCCACCCCATTTGGCGTTGGAAATTTGATGGTTAGGTGGTGAATTGAGGTGATAACTCTCATCTCCCGCAGAAAAGGTCGTCTCAACAACACGTTGTGGGACAATTCCTGATTCAGGACCTTAAATTCAAGCATCTTCGTTACCGACAATGAGCTTTCCCCTAAAGTACATGGCAGCCGAATCGATCCCATAACTCTAACTCCTGCGCCTGAAAAGCCATAGACCCACGAGTCTTCCCCCGACATGTCCTGATCAGGTAGTCCCATTTTCTTGAAGGTGCTGTAGTAGAGGATATTTGTCGAGCTTCCATTATCCACGAAGGCTCTATGGATATTTTTGGTTCCGATCTGGATGGAAATGACCAGTGCATCATTGTGGGGATGATGTACCCATCGGGCATCCGCTTCTTTGAAGGTGATATCCATTGACTCACCCTTGAATATTTTGGGCGGCCGAGTTTCCACCCTATGAATGTCCATGAGAGGCCTGAACCGGGCTTCCCTAGCATATCTTGCCAAGGCTCGATTGCTGCATTCCATCCCGGGATCTCCCCCGTAGATTGTTCGGATACTGCCATCCCTGACAAATTTATTTTCCTCCAGGGTATCATTGTTCGACCTGCGCGGGGCCCGcctttcttcttcctttgctctgtcatccttgtgcttccttacttccttgactacccattctccaaggtatccttccttgataagcgcttcaatttcatcttttaaatgTCGGCACTCATGCGTGTTTTGTCCAGATGATTCATGGTATTCGCAATATTTTTTCTTGTCTTTGCTTTGCCAAGATGATAAAGCTTCAGGTTTTCTAAATAGCCCTTTATTTTTGTTTACTTCGTAGATATGCTCGATAGATGCGACCAAAGGCGTGTACCGGCTTGTTCTATAGTCATAGTTTGAGGGAGGACTCCATCCCCTCCTTGTGCTCGCGATATTTATCTGATCTGGGCTTCGACTACTTCTTCTGTACCTTGGGCTTGGAGACCTATCCCTCTTCCTTCCTTTGCTTCTCTGACTTGACTGTGAAATCGGTTGCACTTCTGCCAGAGATTGTTCTATAGCTTTAAATGATTCTGCCAACACAAAGACATCTGCTAGAGTAGCCGGGTCTTTCCCTTGCAAGTGCTTCCAAAAATCCGAGCCAACCCTTAATCTTGCGATCAAGAAGCTTTTCAGGGCTTCGTCTGATGCTCCTCTCACGCTAGTAGATTTAGCGTTGAACCTTTTGAAGTACGATGTCAAGCTTTCATTTTTCCTTTGCCTAACATTGGCAAGAGTTGTGACAGAGGGCACGTATCTCACCGTGGCTTGGAACTTGGTTAAGAACAGAGTTTTCATCTGATCCCATGAGGTGATCACTCCTGGCCCGAGCTTTTGAAACCACTGCTGGGCACTTTCTCTAAAGATTGCTGCCAAGAGACGGCATCGAGCCAAGTCCGGGACTTGATACACATCCATCTCTATGTTGAAATGACCCAGGAATTCTACCGGATCTGAGTTTCCGTGGAAACGGAGATCGCTAGTAGTGTTGTGATACCCGGCCGGCAATTGCGCCTCTCTTACCGCCACCGAGAATGGAGAAGGGATTTCAGCTGTGGTCGTCACTCTGCCTTCCAGGTGGTTAAGTAGCCTTTTTAGATCTCCCACGTTGAAAGTTCCTACGCCTGGAATGGTCTGCATTTGAGGCTGCGGACCTTGGGGTTGTAATGGAGGTGCCTCCACTTGATTCCCCCCGGGAGGGGCTTGCTGCTGGTTCGTATTTTGGGCGTCTTCGGGTATCACAATTATTTCGGGATTCCGTCCTTGATTCCTCCCTTGATTTTCTTCTTGACCCTGGCCGCGGCCTCGAGCTGTACCGCGATCGTAGTTTTCTACGTCTCTATGATCATCATGTTCCGCATAGTCATAGCTGTCTGCTCGGTTATTCCAGCGGGAATCAAGGTGATCGCGATAATTGTCGCGACGGTATCCCCCTAGGTATGTACCTCGGCCTCCACCTCTTCCCCTCCATTGAGGCCTTCTCCAACGATCGTTTCCATACCCACGCCCATATCGATCCAGCGATCTGCGGggaggagctctctcatgatcgcggtgccgctcccgattttccTGGAAATTCAGGGGAACACGTGttggatcgcggtgccgctcccgattttcctgggaattcaggggcacacgcgttggatcgcggtgccgctcctgattttcctgggaattcaggggcacacgcgttgtatcaTGGGGCATCACATCTCCACGATCAGCTTCTTTCTTCCATTCAAGTAACACCATTCTTAAATCATCATCGCCCAAGCGGATCCCCAAGCAATCTTTCAAAGCTGCGAAGCCCCGTTGCTGATTCTCCGGCATCGACTCTGCCTGTCGGCGTTCTTCGAGACTACGTCCAGACCGGTGCGGATGGGTGGCTCCCCGGGTATCTGCCCGCAGAATTTCCCGACCATCAGCATCTTCTTCCACTAGCTCGATGATAGGGGACGTGTCATTGGAATAGTCCAGGTGCCGCGGGGTTATCGGCACACGCCCTCCTTCGGTGCAGCCATGGCCGGCTGAGGCATCCCTATCAGTCATGGGTGCTTTTCCAGGTGCATGAGTCGCTCGGCTGCGGCGAAGACCCCTCCTGGCCTTGCGCCGCTCCACAGTGCTCAACCTTGAATCGAAACCATTCAAAGTATCGCCCATGCGATATAGTTGCTCTAACAAGTTGGCGTTGCTGATGTGCATAGGCGGCTGTCCCCCAACGTCCAGCGTGGGACGATCAGTCATTGGCGGAACGTAGGGTTCACATTCATAGCCGTGATCAGAATCTTCTTCAGATTTTCATCATAAAAACTTCCATCACGATATTGAGACATCTTTTCTCCCAGATGcagatcttgattagcccctccttctagcgctaatttgttgacggaggaatttgggagcaacaaaatttgaggttcgtagccggaaataagatctgtgatggcggttcttcgtcggaaacgtgaacagtaaccGGTGGATtcgatgaacagtattcgtcggacaagatgaacagtgtttggtggtgataattattgggggctgagattgcttagggttagtggtggctcctttgcgctctcgcttctaaccccttacaatttgcctacgtacccctatttataggggatcaagcccacgtagttcttggggaataaaaaacctaatgggcttagatttcttatcccgaggcccagtaggaaacctactgAAAACCGTCTTCTACTATCTTTAgaaatgtccgccgatgaggcccaaccacaaaggcccaaggctcgtccgcagcttcgagacttcacggatgaggcatctccctggccaaggataaccctccgctaccagctgtttctctagtccatggacgcaggtatagccgtggtttaccccaaatattggacgcatccttgtcccccgataaggagcccctaccagattacaggacaagtgatcccaagctcttgggtgcaaagtgcaggatactccaaagtctcccaacgaggacacccgttgactacagagacagagttcccaaagcacacaccggatttcaccccacatccccaatgaggacacccattgactacaggaggaggtcttcagtccaggcatacccctggaggtctctgaccacggacaccgtcTTTCCTGTAGATGcgctacaggaaggagttcttcaatagagtacctgcatcaaatatgttagtaataaccatctccatcttccttgaatcttccacAGAACCCGTCCAAGTAATCATGTTAATGTCTTCCCAAATCATTTTACcaacttagggcgcgccctaagttcTGCCTCTTGGAAGGAACCATTCTAAGAATCCTCTACCATTTTCACAGCCACAGGGCGTGCCTTCTCCCTTTTAAGGGCGCGCCGTCCGTTATATGGACGATTACAATTTCCCATATATTCCTTTCACAATAAGGCGCGTCTTCATTACATAGGGCGCGCTTACTATCTTTTTATGGAAAGTTAATCTTATCTTTTTCTAGATTTCAAGCGTTTCTCCTTCGATTTTGCCTATTTTATCAATCtcaatctgaatattgtttataccaattttcgGGCATAACAGCAGACTTCCTATCCCACTTCTCAGTAATTAAGAAGTTTCGACTGTCATAATTTGTTTTTATCTGTCTTTGAACATATATTCAGTTGTAGTTCTAGCTTTGAAGGTTTTAATTTAGACTGAAGCATTGTAAGAAAGTTCTTCTGCAGAGGAATGTACTTGAGACTAATTGATTGAAGACTTTTTCCCAAAGTAAAGTATACTATATATAATAGTGTAACTTCTGTAGGCTAAAAAAGGTAACAATAACAGGGTTTATTGCAGATTCTTGGTAGCCCTTCGATTTTTTTTCTACCTGTTGCAAGGATAATCCCCCTGTGCACGTTTCATATGTGAAAAGCTGGAAACTGGAATGAGCTCAACAAATAAGTTGAATTTATGTCATTATATCACTATCATCATCATGTATGGAATCTTCTTAAATGCTTATGCAGTAATATTGTCAATGTGTCCCATTGACAAAAGTTCATAGTAGATTAAGCATGTTTCATTCACAACAGCAATGTAGATAAAAATTTCTTATACTGTACAAAACGCTTAATATTTAGTTCATCAAATGCAACATAAATCTGATAAGTTACAgcatataaaaaataaaaagagCTGTGAATGGAAATTCAGTAGCTTAATACCCCTTCTGACAGACAGAGCAGCAGTATCAGATATATAAAGAGTGGCAGCTAAATTTATACATAAGTCTGTCTGGTAGTTTTCCCTAGTTCAGCCTTTCCCTTGTTGATGCAAGGTTTTCTTTGTTTCCGTTTTCCTGTTGTTGGTTTTATTGGTTGAACTCCTACTACAATTGGAGGTTGTTTTAACAAATTGATCTtccaaaaaaatatattatatatgaaGTAGGTTTGGCATATGTTCATAATTATTACTATATGTCATATGTGCAGTTATTGATGATTTTTTTATGATGAAAATCCGTTTAAATGGGAGATAAATCCATGTTTGTTGggttttttttttcttctaaTATGAATTTGCAGATAGTTTACTAGTGTTTAGATAGTGGTCAAATCGAGCAGGTCCAGATTTAGATTTACTTGAGCCTCAGCAATTGTGAATTTCGGATCATGTTAGCATTCATTATTAACTTGTCAATTTTATCTTTCTATTGAAATTCGATAAAATGTATATACAAAAATTCTAACAAAGTTACCAGTCGTATGTGCATCTTCGGGTTTTATCTGTCAAAAATTAAGTTATGTTATAGTGAAGTATGTGGTGATGAAGACGGCCGAATAAGGGGCTAACCTAGGCTGAAATTTGATTAAACTAAATAGTTTAGTTGGAAATTTTTTTATAAAGCCACAATTTTTTATTACAAGTCTATCAATTTTTTTAAGCCCCAACCGGCCTCTAAAATTTGCAATAAATTCTTGTAATTCTGGCTATTTTGTGATCATGACAAATCACAAACCATTGTAGGTTTTTTTTTCTTATTCTAACAACCAACGTAAACCAATctattatatatctaataaaaCAACAAGAGTTGGTTAAgcaaatttaatcataaatacaGTAATTAATATCCATACATTATTTGTTTTAACCATTAATACTCattcattattatataattaataccgattcattcatgtaatttttattacctcaattaaaacatcattaatatgcaactcattcattattatatatttaatatggtttattcatgtaatttttattagctcaattaaaatatcattaatatgcaagtcattaaaaataatttcttcataaaatttacatactctattaaaaaaaattagtataaaaaatttaaatgataACCCTTGCATAAgaattcatataatacataattGACTTACTAATATCGATTAGTTGTTGCATACttagtatatatatttatttataactaattattatagAATTATTATAGAGATACATGCATGCatcatataatacataagttaTCCCATAAGTGACTTACTAATATAGATTAATTATTGCATACTTaatctatatacatatatatttatttatttatttataactaattattatataaatacaTGCACGCATGCATGtatccatatatatatacatacgcatgcatgtatccatatatatatacatacatatatcaATACAAACATATGTACGTATGTACgtacatgtatatatataacaatttacttagatatattatattttgagagcaggttcttaattatcagagcaaaataataaaaatattatattacaCTGAGTTTGTTTTTCTATTTGGCATGTGACAGTCATGTCTTGTCCTTTTTATTTGCTTCGAAAATTAAAAACCTAATATTCAAATGAAATTTCTCTTTTAGTTAATGATTCAATTTTTTTTGtctataaaaataaaattgtacTTATTTTTAACGTAAGTTAAATTCTAAAGACGATAATacataaattattaattatcaaattaataatataaataagtgaattttaaatataaagtaaaaataattattaatagtAATAGTAACAATTTtaaatttcattaaaaataaaaaatatttaatttgaatAGGAGGTctataaaacatatatattaaaaattctaataataataattattatataataataataataattattattattaatattattattataaaaaataaacaatattaataaatgagaaacttgagtacgaaatcatgttatttataaaaaaaagtggtagtacatttaaattataataaaatttatttttacaaaatattattgTTCGTCGTTAATCTTaataacaaaaaatatatatatagataaaaaGATATGCGAAAATCATAAAAATCTtactattaaaataaaatttatttatttatattaattggTCAAACTTGAGTAAAGAATACTTCGTCTCTCTTCGCCCCCGCCCCGAAAAATAGCACAGCGCCCATTCGCTTCGCACCCTAATTATGACATCCCTCCTCTCCCACTTCACACCCACCTTTAGTTGTCATATACCATATTTATCACATTTTAGTCTACTATAAATATTTgtgaattaaatattaaaaacaaatCAACTAGAGAAACttatatattaaatatgattatGTGCATGACAACCATTTATACCTCTAACTGAATAAATATTTATATCTAATCATGTCATACTTTGAGTGTTATATTCTTATATTTacacaaaaaaattaaattcagaactttcatttatatatatagacacacacatatatgtatattatatatatatatatatactcttatatttacataaaaaaattaaattcaggactttcatatatatatatagacacacacatatatatgtatataatatatatacatatatatatgtatatctatGTGTTAGTTTATGCAAAAAATCTTTAACTTATGGTcttcataattcataaaatataTGATTATGTTGGTTTACATTGGTATTTTACGGCGCCATCATGGCGTGAACGAATAATATTAACTAAAATAATTCATCTTGGTAAAGTTTACATATGAAATACAACCAAGAAGCGCCTAGTATGTCGAGAGAtgtgaatttattaatatttttcgAGAGAGGGGAAAGAGTTACTAAGGTCGGAAATTAAAATTGAAgaatactaaaattcaaataacaattataaaataaaattttatgtaaACAAACAACTATATCGTGCAGTAGTTTAGGCAATtactaaaatttctaaaaaactTCCATAGATCGTCCTTAACAGTGGAAAACAAGAAATGCCACTGGTCTCTACGTCAATTGTAGATAAACCTTATTGCATCAATGCCATCACAACAAAAATTTACTCATATACACAAATAAATTCATCAACATTCGGAGGATAACATGAAATATTatcataaaatataattaaaataatattgaTTCGTCCAATTTAGAGCATGTCCATACATTGCACGAGTTATAA is a genomic window containing:
- the LOC141714473 gene encoding uncharacterized protein LOC141714473, producing MLANLEDGETLILYLAVSEYSISAVLVKEEVSHQWPVYYVSKRLLDAETRYTNMEKLVYALILALGQFNLEYYPRTAIKGQALADFILEFDAEVDDKAIVLAEPTSQESYQDEKRQELPHPWWILHVDGAMNNNGSGVGIVLITPEGHRLMSAIHFKFYATNNDAEYEALINGLKLALKVGAVNLIVRSDSELVMNQVNGGFQARGSRTELYMRCAQCLLKKISNARLESVPREENSNADALAKMGSQMNSVQLGQIP